A window of Fodinibius salinus contains these coding sequences:
- a CDS encoding tetratricopeptide repeat protein, whose amino-acid sequence MGKRTEKICDRAERYLDNDNREQALRLFNQVLNREPSHARALQNKALIKIEEDDATDIKDFLLFAVEQQPEDDILRQILGNFYHQQDEYEKALNQLQKAIALNNDNAPAHTSMGIISAQYLDDHEQAITHFSKSIALTKDNAATYFNRGCSYLILNQFELAEKDLRKADKMGYDQAQQMVSQYFES is encoded by the coding sequence AATTTGCGACCGGGCAGAAAGGTATCTCGATAATGATAATCGCGAACAAGCACTTCGCCTTTTCAACCAAGTATTAAACCGAGAACCTAGCCATGCCAGAGCCTTACAAAATAAAGCATTGATAAAAATTGAAGAAGATGATGCCACCGACATAAAGGATTTTCTCTTATTTGCGGTTGAGCAGCAACCTGAAGATGATATATTACGCCAAATCCTGGGTAACTTTTACCACCAACAAGATGAATACGAGAAGGCGCTGAACCAATTACAAAAAGCAATAGCACTGAATAATGATAATGCGCCGGCACATACCTCTATGGGAATAATTAGTGCTCAGTATCTAGATGATCATGAACAAGCTATTACCCACTTCAGCAAATCTATAGCACTGACCAAAGATAATGCTGCTACCTACTTTAACCGAGGGTGCAGCTACCTTATTTTGAATCAGTTTGAGCTGGCAGAAAAAGATTTAAGGAAAGCAGATAAAATGGGCTATGATCAGGCACAGCAAATGGTTAGCCAATACTTTGAAAGTTAA
- a CDS encoding alpha/beta fold hydrolase, whose protein sequence is MLGLTGWKKYLGIYLILLVASHLTISLFGGAMDQQKASGQSISLQVVTSDSSQSDQTFNLFYEDRYKGNEENPTVLFLLPGGPEGPEVFDSLAADLSSQFRVIIPHLTSGKEGTNELPDYSFQTRAEYAHQLQKELGFQNAHVVGYGLGGASAINLAHSYPSDIQSLSLISSIGVQELELLGSYRLNHAVHGVQLAAVWLLHNAVPHFGLLDSVGFNVSYAKSHYESDQRPIRSYLKQYQKPLLILHGRDDPFVPVAAAQEHYRIVPQSSIQLFDADHDLIKTHSDSVSQSLVQFVLDVENDKALAADDASAQRVEQAQESFSNVDFQKFKGVSLAIIMLIIIFSTLISEDLTCIGAGLLAARGLIGFWPAVIACFIGIVVGDVALYLAGRFLGRPATKKAPFKWFISDKDLIQSAEWFESKGGTIIIATRFLPGSRLPTYFSAGVIGAGFWMFISYFLLAAAIWTPILVGISELLGNKLLGYFSLYKDYALWVVLGALFLFVIVIKVVVPVFTHKGRRILLSRYRRLTRWEYWPPYVLYAPVFCYILFLGIKYRCMTLFTAANPAIPEGGFVGESKTAILDSFSRQDVATYARISSVWNAQKKYEHVQQFMQQHQLDYPIVLKPDVGQRGTGVQVIRHEEKLHKYLEEAEKDIMVQEYCGGREFGIFYYQYPDDETGNIFSITQKHLLSVTGDGRKTVEELILDDDQAVDLAKYHLSANRYQLYDIPEDGEEIPIVELGTHARGAVFTDGQSLITNALVEEMDRICKMASGFCFGRFDVKAPSAAELKDGKNITIIEANGVTSESTNIYDSKFSFWDAQKTLMNQWKLAFEIGQQNRSHGAAVTSLREFFQRLGTYIVK, encoded by the coding sequence ATGTTGGGATTAACGGGGTGGAAAAAATATTTAGGGATTTATCTTATCCTTTTGGTGGCTTCCCATCTGACGATTTCTCTCTTTGGTGGAGCAATGGATCAGCAAAAAGCATCCGGCCAGTCTATATCTTTGCAAGTCGTTACCTCCGATTCATCTCAGTCCGACCAAACCTTTAATTTATTTTATGAGGACCGGTACAAAGGCAATGAAGAAAATCCAACAGTGTTATTTCTTTTGCCCGGTGGGCCGGAAGGACCTGAAGTTTTTGATAGTCTTGCTGCAGATCTTTCTAGTCAATTTCGAGTTATAATACCCCATCTAACTAGTGGTAAGGAGGGCACGAATGAACTACCTGACTATTCGTTCCAAACCAGAGCTGAATACGCTCATCAATTGCAAAAAGAGTTGGGATTTCAAAACGCCCACGTTGTTGGATATGGCCTGGGTGGAGCCAGCGCCATCAATTTAGCTCACAGCTATCCTTCGGATATCCAGTCACTAAGCCTTATCTCATCTATTGGTGTGCAAGAGCTGGAATTGCTGGGGAGTTATCGATTGAATCATGCCGTGCATGGTGTACAACTTGCTGCGGTATGGCTGTTGCACAATGCTGTACCTCATTTTGGTTTGTTAGACAGCGTGGGTTTTAATGTATCATACGCCAAAAGTCATTATGAGTCAGACCAGCGTCCGATTCGGTCATATCTGAAACAATACCAGAAGCCCCTGTTGATTCTTCATGGGCGGGATGACCCGTTTGTACCTGTTGCAGCTGCACAAGAACATTACCGAATTGTTCCCCAGAGCAGTATTCAACTTTTTGATGCCGATCATGATTTGATAAAAACACACAGTGATTCGGTCAGTCAATCCTTGGTGCAGTTTGTTTTAGACGTTGAAAATGACAAAGCTCTAGCAGCGGATGATGCGTCAGCCCAACGTGTGGAGCAAGCACAAGAATCATTCTCAAATGTGGATTTCCAGAAGTTTAAGGGAGTTTCGCTGGCTATTATTATGCTTATTATTATTTTTAGTACGCTAATAAGTGAAGATTTGACCTGTATCGGTGCGGGATTGTTGGCCGCTCGGGGACTTATTGGTTTTTGGCCCGCGGTCATTGCCTGCTTTATTGGCATTGTAGTAGGAGATGTAGCTCTTTATTTGGCCGGCCGATTCTTGGGACGACCCGCTACGAAAAAAGCTCCATTCAAGTGGTTTATTTCCGATAAAGATCTTATACAAAGTGCCGAGTGGTTTGAGTCAAAAGGCGGAACAATAATCATTGCCACCCGATTTTTACCAGGTAGCCGGTTGCCCACTTATTTTAGTGCCGGCGTTATTGGTGCAGGTTTTTGGATGTTTATCTCATACTTTTTGCTCGCAGCCGCAATTTGGACTCCCATTCTTGTAGGTATTTCTGAACTGCTGGGTAATAAACTGTTGGGATACTTTTCCCTCTACAAAGATTATGCACTTTGGGTCGTACTGGGAGCCTTATTTTTGTTTGTAATAGTGATTAAAGTGGTTGTGCCGGTCTTCACCCATAAGGGAAGGCGCATCCTGCTCTCTCGGTATCGCAGGCTTACACGTTGGGAGTATTGGCCTCCTTACGTGCTTTATGCACCCGTTTTTTGCTACATACTTTTCTTAGGGATTAAATATCGCTGCATGACGCTCTTCACAGCGGCGAACCCGGCTATTCCTGAAGGTGGATTTGTAGGAGAGTCGAAAACAGCTATTCTTGATTCATTTAGTCGGCAGGATGTAGCCACATACGCTCGAATATCATCCGTATGGAATGCCCAGAAGAAATATGAACATGTACAACAGTTTATGCAGCAACATCAGCTTGATTACCCCATTGTCCTTAAACCGGATGTGGGCCAGCGGGGAACAGGCGTTCAGGTGATCCGTCATGAAGAAAAATTACATAAATACCTGGAAGAAGCTGAAAAAGATATTATGGTGCAGGAATACTGTGGTGGAAGAGAGTTTGGTATTTTCTATTATCAGTATCCTGATGATGAAACCGGCAACATTTTTTCAATCACCCAGAAGCATTTGCTATCAGTAACCGGAGATGGGAGGAAGACGGTTGAAGAGCTGATCCTTGATGACGATCAGGCCGTAGACCTTGCTAAATATCATCTCAGTGCTAATCGCTATCAGCTCTATGATATACCTGAAGATGGGGAAGAAATACCGATTGTGGAGTTAGGCACTCACGCCCGCGGTGCGGTCTTTACTGATGGACAATCACTCATAACTAATGCACTTGTTGAGGAAATGGACCGTATCTGTAAGATGGCGTCGGGCTTTTGTTTTGGTCGTTTTGATGTAAAAGCCCCTTCGGCTGCCGAGTTGAAGGATGGAAAGAATATTACCATAATTGAAGCGAATGGCGTAACGTCTGAATCAACGAATATTTATGATTCTAAGTTTTCTTTTTGGGACGCTCAAAAAACGCTCATGAATCAATGGAAGCTAGCTTTTGAAATTGGCCAACAAAACCGAAGTCATGGAGCAGCTGTTACTTCATTGAGAGAATTCTTCCAGCGGTTGGGGACATATATCGTAAAGTAA